Proteins co-encoded in one Amaranthus tricolor cultivar Red isolate AtriRed21 chromosome 7, ASM2621246v1, whole genome shotgun sequence genomic window:
- the LOC130818141 gene encoding serine acetyltransferase 5 isoform X2, which produces MPGGELSVPPSVVQNTAESDENEEFWVWGQIKAEARRDADSEPALASYLYSTILSHSSLERSLSFHLGNKLCSSTLLSTLLYDLFLNVFSSDSSLRAAVVADLRAARVRDPACVSFSHCLLNYKGFLACQAHRVAHKLWNQDRQPLALALNSRISDVFAVDIHPAAKIGKGILFDHATGVVIGETAVIGDNCSILHHVTLGGTGKAGGDRHPKVGDGVLIGAAATILGNIKIGDGAKIGAGSVVLIDVPPRTTAVGNPARLIGGKEKPSKNEDVPGESMDHTSFISEWSDYII; this is translated from the coding sequence ATGCCGGGAGGGGAGCTTAGTGTGCCACCATCAGTTGTTCAAAACACAGCAGAATCCGATGAAAACGAGGAGTTCTGGGTGTGGGGCCAAATTAAGGCTGAAGCACGTCGTGATGCTGATTCGGAACCCGCACTTGCCTCTTATCTCTACTCAACAATCCTTTCTCATTCCTCTCTCGAACGATCACTCTCCTTTCATCTTGGCAACAAACTCTGCTCCTCCACTCTGTTGTCGACCCTTCTATACGACCTCTTTCTTAATGTCTTTTCATCTGATTCTTCTCTGCGTGCTGCTGTTGTTGCCGATTTACGCGCTGCAAGAGTCCGTGACCCTGCTTGTGTCTCCTTTTCTCACTGCCTCCTCAACTACAAGGGCTTCTTAGCTTGTCAGGCTCATCGTGTGGCACACAAGCTTTGGAATCAAGACAGACagccccttgcacttgccctcaACTCTCGAATATCCGATGTATTTGCTGTCGATATCCACCCTGCTGCTAAAATCGGAAAGGGCATTCTTTTTGACCATGCCACTGGTGTAGTTATTGGAGAGACTGCTGTCATTGGCGACAACTGCTCGATATTACATCATGTGACTCTTGGGGGAACAGGAAAAGCTGGCGGTGATCGTCACCCGAAGGTTGGTGATGGAGTATTAATAGGTGCTGCGGCTACTATATTGGGTAATATCAAGATTGGCGATGGGGCAAAGATTGGGGCGGGATCAGTGGTGCTGATTGATGTCCCTCCTAGGACGACAGCCGTAGGAAACCCAGCTAGATTAATCGGAGGGAAAGAGAAGCCTTCTAAGAACGAGGATGTGCCGGGTGAGTCCATGGACCACACTTCATTTATTTCAGAGTGGTCCGATTACATTATATGA
- the LOC130818028 gene encoding V-type proton ATPase subunit e1-like, whose product MGFFVTTLIFVVIGIIASLCTRICFNRGPSTNLFHQTLVITATVCCWMMWAIVYLAQMKPLINPILNEGE is encoded by the exons ATGGGTTTTTTCGTTACAACATTAATCTTCGTTGTGATTGGGATAATTGCTTCCCTGTGTACCAGAATTTGCTTCAACAGAGGCCCTTCTACTAATCT GTTTCACCAGACACTGGTTATTACAGCTACAGTTTGCTGTTGGATGAT GTGGGCTATTGTATATCTTGCACAGATGAAGCCCCTCATTAACCCGATACTAAATGAAGGAGAATAA